The following is a genomic window from Rhizobium sp. NRK18.
CTATTGGCGGTGACCCTGTATATTCAACCGTATGGTTAAGCAAACAGACCCCCAACTCGATATCGTCTTCCATGCCCTTGGCGACGCCACGCGCCGCCGGATGCTCGGCGATCTGATCGACGGCGAGAAGACCGTGAGCCAGCTCGCGGAACCCTTCTCGATGTCGCTCGCCGCGGCCTCGAAACACATCAAGGCGCTGGAAAATGCCGGACTCATCCGCCGTGAAGTGCGCGGGCGGGTCCATATCTGCCGCCTCGATCCTGGCCCGCTCGCATCCGCCAGCCGATGGCTGAGCGTCTACGAGCGCT
Proteins encoded in this region:
- a CDS encoding ArsR/SmtB family transcription factor, which gives rise to MVKQTDPQLDIVFHALGDATRRRMLGDLIDGEKTVSQLAEPFSMSLAAASKHIKALENAGLIRREVRGRVHICRLDPGPLASASRWLSVYERFWTGRLDVLEQLLREEDQRNANDPEKGERE